In one Arachis duranensis cultivar V14167 chromosome 9, aradu.V14167.gnm2.J7QH, whole genome shotgun sequence genomic region, the following are encoded:
- the LOC107466467 gene encoding protein FAR1-RELATED SEQUENCE 5-like, protein MPPPPPRKMLPPPSRKMLPQRLEEVMGQKISHERVNSEHISYDLYEQEEEKHEEVDVDYMDEDDTNVEPMFDYHGFDEGYNIDSLEDIGMIEFGNIRDEDVCHFHFSDVDIVFEFYNRYARTRGFSARKNRTRKSRAGILKLKNFRWADILALANQAGGYEYLSFTQRDMYNKIAKQRHQLPGDAYAALKYLEDQAINDHSLYFNNHMDADGTLHNLFWCDGLSRADYLLFGDVLAFDATYKRNKYMCPLVVFFGVNHHNQTIIFADALICDEEKDMYRWLLQQLKVAMNGKAPVSVITDGDLSMKFAIEKEFLNAHHRLCAWHLIRNATNNIGKPQFTSMFKKCMLGDYEMDVFRQKWFEMVEEFGVENKNWVLDMYKKRHSWATAHIRGKFFAGFRNTSQCEGLNSIIAKYINSRYNLVEFIQHFNRCVDHIRWKEVQADLASVNGRPSIQTCFQQLERSAANVYTLSIFYMFQPILVRAASMKVISMRQTGSYVIYFVGLDQTPNEMWRVFCCDIEMKFNCSCMRMESFGIPYEHIVLRLGA, encoded by the exons ATGCCTCCGCCCCCGCCGCGCAAGATGCTTCCGCCTCCGTCACGCAAGATGCTGCCTCAACGCTTGGAG GAAGTTATGGGTCAGAAAATTTCTCATGAAAGGGTTAATAGCGAGCATATATCATATGATCTGTATGAGCAGGAGGAAGAAAAACATGAGGAAGTTGATGTGGATTATATGGATGAGGACGACACAAATGTGGAACCAATGTTCGATTATCACGGTTTCGATGAAGGGTATAACATTGACTCACTCGAAGACATTGGGATGATTGAATTTGGGAACATCAGGGATGAAGATGTATGTCATTTTCACTTTTCTGATGTCGACATTGTATTTGAGTTCTACAATAGATATGCAAGGACAAGAGGCTTTAGTGCTCGGAAGAACAGGACTAGGAAGAGTCGTGCGGGCATACTTAAGTTGAAGAATTTT CGTTGGGCAGATATATTGGCATTAGCAAATCAGGCAGGTGGCTACGAGTATCTCTCTTTCACGCAAAGGGACATGTACAATAAAATAGCAAAGCAGAGGCACCAATTACCCGGTGATGCATATGCAGCTTTGAAGTATCTAGAAGATCAAGCAATAAATGACCATTCTCTCTATTTTAATAATCACATGGATGCCGATGGTACTCTGCACAATTTATTCTGGTGCGATGGTCTTAGTAGGGCAGATTACTTATTATTCGGTGATGTGCTGGCTTTTGATGCTACCTATAAGAGGAATAAATATATGTGTCCATTGGTGGTATTTTTTGGTGTCAATCATCACAATCAAACAATTATCTTTGCTGATGCTTTAATTTGCGATGAGGAAAAAGACATGTATAGGTGGTTGCTACAACAACTGAAGGTGGCAATGAATGGAAAAGCACCTGTTTCGGTTATCACAGATGGTGATCTATCAATGAAGTTCGCCATTGAGAAAGAGTTTCTTAATGCACATCATAGATTATGTGCATGGCATCTGATTCGTAATGCAACAAATAACATTGGCAAGCCCCAGTTTACCTCTATGTTTAAAAAGTGTATGCTAGGAGACTATGAAATGGATGTATTTCGCCAAAAGTGGTTTGAAATGGTTGAGGAATTTGGTGTCGAAAACAAGAATTGGGTCTTAGATATGTATAAAAAGAGACATTCATGGGCAACTGCACATATAAGAGGAAAGTTTTTTGCTGGTTTTCGGAATACTTCTCAGTGCGAGGGATTAAACTCAATCATTGCAAAGTATATCAATTCAAGGTATAATTTGGTTGAGTTCATTCAACACTTTAATCGATGTGTCGACCATATAAGGTGGAAAGAGGTCCAGGCTGACCTTGCATCTGTGAATGGGAGACCCAGTATACAAACCTGTTTTCAACAGTTAGAAAGGAGTGCTGCCAATGTTTACACCTTATCAATATTTTATATGTTCCAACCAATTCTTGTACGGGCTGCATCAATGAAAGTAATAAGTATGAGGCAAACTGGCTCTTATGTGATTTACTTTGTCGGTTTGGACCAAACGCCAAATGAAATGTGGCGTGTATTCTGTTGTGACATTGAGATGAAATTCAATTGTTCATGTATGAGAATGGAATCATTTGGCATACCTTATGAACACATAGTTTTGCGTCTTGGTGCATGA